cacaggtatacctgtggcggattcattttgatatttggcaaaactaatacaatattgtaaagtttaaaaaaaaaaaaaaaaagaacactctttgacatgaatcacagcaaggtCTTTTTGATccgtctcctagagtaatggaaataaaaacagaaacaaacaaatgaaacctaATTAAACACAAAAGcctttcacagcaaaggaaattataaacaaaatgaaaagacagtttactgaatgagagaaaatatttgtaaaaaaaaaaaaagtggtgtcatccgcataactgaggttattgatatttctcccagcggtCTTgcttctagcttgtgcttcatccaggctggcatttcgcatgatgtgctctacatataagttaaataagcagggtgaaaatatacagccttgatgtactcctttcccaatttggaaccagcctgttgttccatgtccagtcctaactgttgttttgccacctgcatacaggtttctcaaaaggcaggtgaGATGAcctggtatcccatctctttcagaattttccacagtttgttgtgatccacacagtcaaaggctttagtgtagtcaatgaagcagaagtagatgtttttctggaattcccttgctttttctatgttccaatggatgttggcactttgatatctggttcctctgccttttctaaatccaactcaaatatctgtaagttctcagttcatgtactactgaagcctagcttggagaattttgagcattactttgctagcatatgaaatgagtgcaactgtgtggtagtttgaacattctttggcattgcctttctttgggattggaatgaaaaccgaccttttccagttctgtggccactgctgagttttctgaatttgttggcatattgagtgcagcactttcacagcatcatcttttaggacttgaaatagctcagctagaattctatctcctccactagctttgttcgtagtgatgcttcctaaggcccacttgactttgcacttcaggatatctggctctaggtgagtaatcacgccatcgtggttatctgagtcattaagatctttttttttgtatagttattctgtgtattcttgctacctcttcttaatatcttctgcttctgttaggtccataacattccGCCCTTTATTGTAccgatctttgcatgaaattttcccttggtatctctaattttcttgaagaggtctttagtctttcccattctattgttttcctctatttctttgcattgatcaatgaagaaggctttcttatctctccttgctatcccttggaactctgcattcagataggtatctttttttcccctcctttgcctttcacttctcttcttttctcagctatttgtagggcctcctcagacaaccattctgtctttttgcatttccttttcttggggatggttttgatagGATTGCTGCTATCTAATTTTCATatcaagttttatttatttatcatctgTCTCTGTTTTCATTATGCCCTGATATGTATATGAAAGATATAACCTCAATgaagggggctttcctggtgtctcagtggtaaagaatctgcctgccaatgcaagagacaaagattcagtccttggatcaggaagatccactggagtaggaaatggcaaccgactccagtattcttgactggaaaattcaatggacagaggagcctggtgtgcaatccatgggatctcagagttggacaccacttagtgattGAATAACAAAACCTCAATGAACCGAGAGACTTTGCTTTGTTACTAGCAAATTCCCAGCACCTAGAAGAGTGTTTAGCACATAATAAGACTAGAtactatttgttaaataaatggatgaatgaatgatgcaTTTTTTCCTGAGGAAATTCTCACTATACTACATTATTATTAGTGCTATTTAATTGATGGGGAGGCTTAGCACAAGGAAACTAAGAAACTTAGACCTGAATCCATGAATGTTAGAACAAGGAGGTACAGTGGAGCTCGTCTAGCCCAATTTTGTCAATTGATATAGAAGTAGAAACAgggggagaaggcgatggcaccccactccagtactcttgcctggaaaatccgtggacggaggagcctggtgggctgaagttcatggggtcgctggagtcagacacgactgagcgacttcactttcacttttcactttcatgcattggagaaggaaatggcaacccactccagtgttcttgcctggagaatcccagggatgggaagcctgcttggctgccgtctatggggtcgcacagagtcggacacgactgaagcgacacagcagcagcagcagcagaaacagggGAGAGTGAGAAGTGGAGGGGTGAGATGACATGGCTTAATTTAGGTAGTTAATTCCGGAACTGGAGCTAGTGCCCAGGCGTCTTGGCTCCGTGTCCAGTCCTCTTTCTTCTCtatttattctctttttcattCTCAGCAGTCCAGTCTGGAAAAACATTGTTTTTATGATTTACTCTCAAgctccctttaaaaaatttttttattggctttacaataaaaagttttattggCTTTGAAAaagctttgcaatgttgtgctggtttatactgaacaatgaagtgaatcagcaatTCGTATACACGTTTCTTCTCTTACTACCTTATTCTTGGGTACAAAAGTTTTATAGAAACATCATCAAACTAACTGAAACAGATTCCAAACCCTTCCTCAGTCATAGTTTAATTGACAAAGTTTcacccaagagaaaggaaattcCACTGGGAAGGTTTCCCGTTGATTATTGTGTATggcttaaattatttaaaatagtccAAAGATCTAACCATTTATTCAGAACTCTTGGACTTTCAGTGGTTGGGTAgtttttctttacaaaaagaaGGATCTTAAAAATCTTTGAATCTGATGCTTTCTGTGGCATTTGTTCATTTCCTATATATTATAATACAGTTATCAACCTGGATCCAGAGCCCCTGaattttcctctctttttgaTGATTCGTCTTAGACATCATTGACTTTGCTTTCTAAAAGCTCACAGGTATGTTGGTGATTTGTTGTTGGAGAAGAACCTAATCTTTAATTTGCAGAGAGGAGGTGGAAATGGACGGGAGAGGGTATCAAAGAGAGGAATAATTACAGAAAAGGCATAGACTACAGAATAGGAAATGGTGGTTTTCCACAAAGAAACTATCAGGTATTCCTTCTCTGAGCAATAAAGACTGGAAATATTGGACTCTAAAGAGTTCTGAGTGATCTCTCAGATTGGCCctagaatatttaaatttaactttttatgtaTGTGTTATGTACCCAGAAATTGTAAAGGGTATTGGTTAGAGCATAGAATCTGTGCTCAGGTTCTGTTGGTGGTGgtgctttagttgctcagtcttgtctgactctttgcagttctactgactgtagcccgccaggctcctctgaacatgggatttttcaggcaagaatactggagtgggttgccatttccttctccagtggtcaGACTAGTTGGGTTGAAATCCTGGCTTCACTGCTGTGTAGTCTTAGACTGGTTAATTCACTTACCTGGATTCCTTTCTCCTCATATGTAAAAAAGGAATGATAATAATGATACCTATATCACAGATATGTTCTGAGAATTGATTGAAATAATGTGTAAGGACACCTATAAAGTGTTTGGTACATGGTACTGTTGAAATGCTTACTATTATTATCAACCAGAATGTAATTAACAAGAATAAagctttaagaaaattttaaacagataATTTTGAATACAAAGAGTGTATTTCTAAGTAGAAGATATAGACATAGAGGCTAcagttacaaaatatattttaattgctaTAAAAGAAGTATGTAAAGTAAAATATATCATAAAGAAGAGAATTTATTATTGCGTTTCTCTCTCCTATAGAAACAAGGTTCTCCCGAAACCTAGGAAGAAGGATTAGTAAAcgcagagaagagagaaaggacacTCTGGGTTAGCAAACAGCTGTATGAGGTTCATTCGGGGGATGAAAATAAGGTTGTGAAAATATGTAGTAGCCAATTCAAGAAGGACCTGGAATCCATGCTAAGAATGTTACAGTTTATGCCATGGGCAATGGGGCATgcgtgtatgatcagtcatgtctaactctttgcgatcccatggattgtagccctccacgctcctctgtccatggaatttcccaggcaagaatattggagtggattgtcatttccttctctgggcagTGGAGAGGTGATGCTAGATTCTAGGTAGAGAAGGAACATGGTCAGATTTACATCTAAGGATAATCGCCAAAGGATTTGCAGTGCTCAGAGGAGATACATATAAGTTGGAGTGTTAATTGAAAGATTCATTGAACACACAGGACAGGAATTGGGGCTGGAAGGTTGGTAAGTTTGGGACGGACACGGAGAGGGTATTTCCGGTGAAGGGTGTCTCTGTGGTGGGAGTGAGCAGAGTGGGCTTGTGGGAGAGAGAGATGACCTTGAGTTAGCAGAGATGAGTTGAAGTTTAGTGGGTAAAGCGGTGACCTTTGAGATGACTCCATCTGtgaaaatctttaaaagtaaGTCCAGGCACTCAGGCTTTCACTGGTTATTCCCAAGCAGAGGAGGATCCAAGGTAGGAAGGGTCTAGGAAACAATCTTCTGGTGGGAGTGTGCAggatggatggggtgggaggctgTGGAGACTAAGAGGCTTTGGTGACTTAAGCATCAGCTGACAGTGAGTACGGAGGTGGTGGGAGCAAGGTTGGAGAGAAAGTGCACAGGAGAGATGGTTTAAAGGTAAAATTAACGGGATGTGGTGACTGACTGGGTATGGGAATGAAAGGGAGGCATGGATCACATAGGACACAGCAAAAAGCTAGGGCATCTCTGAGGCTGATGCTGGCATTGAAGTGTCTTTCGGGTCACACTGTTATTCTTAGTGTCCTCAACTTCAACTCTAATCTCTGTTCCAATCCTTTTTTGAGCTCCTGAATGAGAATGTGTTAATAAGAGCTTCTTGAGAAGTTTCACAATCTTATTTTGTAACATTTCAGCTACTTGGTTTTCCAAAATCCTGAGATGATGCCAGATATTCTGAGTACTTTGTTTTCACATCACCGTTATTACTGAAAAAGGACCCCATTATGATGAATTTCTCAATATTGCTTGTGTTTGACATGAGTATCAATATAATTTCTCTGCCACAACTATCATCCTGGAAACCTTTATTTCTTGGGTAGACAGTTTCTCTTTCCATGGATGGCTGATCCCTTTTTCTTCTGCAAATGGCCATTCCTCTTCTTTTGTCTCATAGCAGTAATTCTTTCCAAGAAATTTGAAAGCTGTAGCTCCTGTTTGGATAGACAGTTAGTTCTACTGTGGCTTTGACAGATATTTAGGttgtaacagttttttttttttttcctcttataaagTGATTGTCAGATATCATTTGGAACTTTGACAAAACTTGATCTATCTTTTCCCTCTATTAAGGTTGAACTAATTcagaaacaaagcaaagaaagaagaaatttggGGAAAATGTTACTGTTGCTATTAGAAAAGGTGATGACAGAGACTGAGGTTTAAGATTTGGTACCAAGTGGCCTTTCTCAAACTGAGCTCTAGATTTAGGTAAAAGTCCATACCCAGCCATGGCAGCATTGGATCTACCCTACAGAGTAGCctggaattcccaggtggctcaagtggtaaagaatctgtctgctaatgcaggagatgcaagagacacaggtttgatccctgggttgggaagatccccttgagtaggaaattACAACTCATTTGagaattcttggctggagaatcccatgaacagaggagcctggtgggctacagtccctgggtttgcaaagagtagaacaggactgagtgagcacacacagtaACCTGTTTCCACCCCATAGAGACAGAGGCTGCCCCAGGGCAGTATAGGTACTGCGCTCTCTACAGCATTTtgcagaaagagagaggaagggccCATCATTGCGTTTCTAGTTTCTCCTTCCCAAATCACTCCACCTCCCCTGTGGGAGGATGGGGCAAGGAGTGGTTATCCTCTGTAGCTTCTTGATTATGACATTGTTAGCATGAGGGGTGTATCATAATCTGTATTTCTTTAGTCTAGCCTGAGACTGTATAGATGTGTAAGAGGTGTTGGTAAATATCTTCTCCAGAGGAGTAACTCATGGAGGAATCTTCACTTTAGTTATCATATACTTCGCTGTTGACTTCCagcctgtccaattctttgagaccccatggactatagcccaccaggctcctctgtccatgggattctccaggcaagaattctggagtgggttgccatttcctccttgaggagatcttccccatccagggatcaaccttgggtctcctgtattgcaggtggattctttactgtccgagccgcTAGGAAagccccaggtggcactagtggtaaagaatctccttgccaATACagggagatgtaagaaatgtggatttgactcctgggttgggaagctcccctggaggaaggcatggcaacccactccagtattcttgtctggagaattccatggacagaagagcctggtgggctatagtctgtggggttgcaaagagacggacatgactgaaatgacttagcatgcaccgaCCAACCTGGAACCAGGACAAGCAAGGCTGGTCAGCCACAACTCTCAGAGGATAAGCTCTTTGATTTCAGGATCTGTCAGCAGTTTGAGCAGTGGGGCAAGAGGCAAGAAAGTAATAGTAAAATGATGGAGACAAACTAGGGGGTGGAATTCTCTCTAGAGTGTTCAAACATTTGTCATATAAACACAGGTATTGAAGCTGCAAGTCTGGTGAAGGACTCTGACGTGAGTAGGTTGAAGACTGGCAGAGTAAAGAGAACAATACTGAGGACATTTTGGAAGGGAAGGATTATCAGTGGGAAGACGATTCCTTGCCATggagatgaaagaaagaaggattcAGGATAGAGTGATGAAAATGCAATGAACATGGTTAAAACGTAGGTGCTGAACTTGACCGGCTGCCAAAAATTCAGACTATCTTAAGGTGAGTTAGAAAGAACCCTGGACTCCTTTCAGAAAGTCTGATCTTGAGTTCCAGAATTTGCTACtttctgtgtgcttagtcgcttcattcatgtctgactccttgagaccccatggactgtagcccaccaggctcctctgtccatgggattctccaggcaagaatcctggagtgggttgccatgccctcctccaggggaatcttcccaacctgaggattgaacccaggtctctctcattgcagatggattctttactgtctgagtcaccagggtagCTTTCAGGTAAATAACCATTTCTCTGAGCctaaattttgtttatataaaGTGTTATTACATTGACCATATTGAAAATTGAATGAATACATATTGACTGAAAGAATGAGTTCATAATAAGTTTGTATTGTAAAGCGGTTTATGCTAACTTGCCATAAATGAGGCAAATTAGTTATAATCAGTGTTTGTTTTATTGCAGGAATGGATTCCATGGCGAggactgataatgtgactgagtTAATTGTCACCGGTCTTTTCCAGGACCCAGAGGTGCAGAGAGGGTGCTTTGCGGTGTTTCTGCCCATGTACTTGGCCACGGTGGTGGGCAATGGCCTCATTGTTCTGACGGTTAGAGTCAGTAAGAGCCTGCGttcccccatgtacttcttccttagTCACCTGTCGCTGGTGGAGATCAGTTACTCCTCTACTATTGTCCCTAAATTCATCACAGACTTACTTGTCAAGATTAAGACCATCTCTCTGAAAGGCTGTCTGGCTCAGATATTCTTCTCCCATTTTTTGGGGGTCACTGAGATCTTTTTGCTTGTGGTGATGGCTTATGACCACTATGTAGCCATCTGCAAACCTCTTCATTATATGAATATTATGAGCCATCGACTGTGTCATGCGCTGGTGGCTAGTTCCTGGCTTGGAGGCTTTTTTCACTCCATAATTCAGATTCTCATCACCATCCAATTGCCCTTCTGTGGTCCCAATGTGATTGACCACTACTTCTGTGACCTCCATCCCTTGTTCAAGCTTGCCTGCACTGACACCTCTGTGGAGGGGGTCGTTGTGTTGGCCAACAGTGGATTaatctctgtcttctccttcctcctcttggtGTCCTCATACATTGTCATCCTGGTCAACTTGAGGAACCATTCAGCAGATGGAAGACGCAAAGCCCTCTCCACCTGTGCCTCTCACGTCACGGTGGTCATCTTGTTCTTTGGACCCGCCATCTTCCTCTACATGCGGCCCTCCTCCACCTTCACTGAGGACAAGCTGGTGGCCATGTTCTACACGGTGGTcacccccatgctgaaccccatCATCTACACACTCAGAAATGCAGAGGTGAAAGTTGCCATGAGGAGGTTGTGGGGCAAAAAGAAGAACTCAGGGATGGAGCGAAAATGGGAAAGTGATTTATAAAAGTGTGCCTGATTATTACCTTGAAATGGATTTTAATTTTAGTAGGACATACAGGAATGGCAGAAACAAATGCAAGGACTTAGCATTACTGTACTGTGACTCTCCTTAGCAACCAAAGTCTTTGTAGTACCCTAGTGTCACGTTCCAAGGACTGAGGTCAGCTAGTCTTGTTGATCTTAGAGAACTTAATTGGCTCCGTGATGTTCAGCAGTTTCATGGGACTCGTTAACACTGAGACTCAAATTAAGTACGAATGAAAAGGAGCACTCTTGGACAAATATTCTGTATGTTAAAGTGATTCTGTCACTCCCTTCCTACACTCCCTTccaccttccttctttcccctttttcttcatttcttcttcatgcTTCCCTCTTTATTTAACCTCCCTAATAATAACAACCCATATTTCAATATAAAGGAAACCAAACAGAGAAATTATCATGGGATATTTGGGGAGAAGGGTACCAATCTTATCTACTCTTCCAGCGTGGACAATTGTGTTTTTGAAAATTGCACCCAGggatttttctattcttctgctTGTTTTAGCATCTTGTACCATAGACTTTTTGAGCACAAgtaatagaaaagaccctggagcAGTTTCAGTTCTTGTGACATGTTGACACAAAAGATTGTCCTTAAATCTCTTCTCATAATGTCCTGCATccaaaattttaaagatgatCAAACATGGCAATAGATCCTGGCTGCCAGTAGGGAAAGATCAAGACACACATTTTAACAAAAAAGATCACTTTTAGCTTTATACAGATGTAAATCAATACAGAATATAAAAAACTTCTTGAGCCTAACTTGAAGAATGAAGGAGAGGGAAATAATGTCCAAGTGTGTTTCTGCTCCTCATTCTGTCCTTCATTCTAACTGATCAGCCAAGTCCATTTCTTGTCAATCCTATTAGTGTTTCTTGGTGGAGCAGGATGAGAGAGTTTGTCTTTGCATTATTAGTTCATCTCTCAGAAACTCCTTTAACTCAACTGACTCTTATCATTGTGAATATAGagagaatttaataaaatttgtttCTATTGGCTTTGGAATAACATGGATTTTCTTGCATTTGCCCTCCATTCTTCCAGCCCTCCTTGTGGATCAGGGGAAGTAATGCAGGCAGCTAGCTTCCTTGCAGAGGGATGGAGCATCCATCATATTATGTTATGGGccttaaaagtttttctttttctcctcagaAGCTGGTTAAGTATGCAGATGAACAGTGATTTTAAAGGTACCGGGAAATCTTCCCCACTTGCTTGTCATCCTCACTAATCATTGACATGGGTGACTATTCATAATGCCTGCAGAAATACCACTTCTTTCTGGAATGACTTTATCACACTTTTCCCCGTGacaaactcctatatatcctttAAGACCTACGTTAAAATCACTTTCCTATGAGTTCTTATCTCACCTTGCTCCTCCTTGAGTTGAACTTTTGTTTTCCATCCATagttatttttacataattttatcatTGTCCTTATCACTTTGGAGGtattattttgtatgtttttctctctgactaGAATGCAAGTTCTCAGGGGCAGGGCTATTCACTATACTTCTTTGCAACTCTAAGTGTCATGTGTGAGCTGGTGCTTTGTCAGTgcttattgaaaaagaaaaaaacaaacaaacaaaccatttAGGCCTATGAACAATCCTTTCTAGATCATATTTtgcagattatttttttaaagttttcttttacatttatttaatagtttaaggagggcttccccagtggctcagtggtaaagaatatgcctgccaatgcatgagacctaagagattcaggtttgatccctgggtcaagaagatcccctggagaaggatggcaacccaccccagcattcttgcccgggaaatcccatggacagaagagcctggcaggctacagtccttgaagtcacaatgagtcagacataacttagcagctgaacaacaatagtGTTAAGTAACAGTTGTATACATTTACTATTTACACAATATTTTATTGAGACAAAATTTACAGAACATAAATTTTGCCAGTTTGACCATTTTAAGTTGGACAATTCAGTCATTTTTAGTACAttttgcaaccatcaccactaattGCAGAACATTTTCAACACCTAGAAAACAAACCCCAGATCCATTAAGGAATTTTTAATGGGCATGTCTCATGGTGGGGTGCTAGCTTTTCCTGCTAAAGTTGGAAGAACTCAGGCTCTGAAATCCATCAGGCTCTTTCAAGTGCCCCTCTCTCATAACTCATGATCCAAGTACTACTTCACTCACCACCTGTTTTTCATAAATACAAGAAGATTAACAATAATATGAACTTCAGAAGTATTCTGAATATTAGAATAGTTAATATACATTaaattaaagttttttatttttttccccatttaaaaaaattcaaaaaaaaaaaatctgcaatatcgtgttggtttctgccatgcaacaaAGCAAATCAGCTGTAATTATACATACACCCGCTCTGtccctgtttatttatttttggctgtgctgtgccttTGTTGCTGCCCTGAGCTTGCTCtggttgtggtgctcgggcttccccttgtggtggcttctcttgctgcagaacatgggctctagagcattcaggcttcagtagctgcagcacatgggctcggtAGTGGTGGCTCATGGGCGtagttgctccctggcatgtgcaatcttcctcgaccagggatcaaacccatgtcccctgcattggcaggtggattcttaaccactggaccaccagggaagtctccagtaTACATCAAAGTTTTAGAAAAGAACATGGTATAGATTTATTCTAtagactcagtaaatattagctatcATAATCATTCTTATAATTAGTGCTGgtcattaattttatttgtttgatgACTACATGACTATTCACAAATTGGACTTCTTTCCTGGGAATCTACTCAAATAGTCTTTGATTTCATCCTAAAAAAGTGTTAGGTATTTGAGAGCCATTAAGTACTTTTGTTTTGCAGCTTCTTTGGGCTACATGTTCTCTGTTGTTCCATCACTTTTGAGTATATAGCATGGTCCCTTGTATATTGTAGgtgttcaatgaatatttgttaagTAAATGTTAACTTCACATGGCCTCATTAGCTTTTATGCTGaatgcatttatattttgttaatgtatattttaaagcatttgttTCAGAACCAAAGTCAGTGGGGctacctccctttctctctctttttttaaattttttaaaatataaatttatttattttaattggaggctaattactttacaaaattgtattggtttgccatacatcaacatgaatccgccacgtgtatacacgtgttccccatcctgaaccaccacctccctccccgtactatccctctgggttgttccgGTGCACCAGACCTGGAGGCCTTGATTGTACCATGGCAGACCGGGACTTCAGGATGTAGGCTGTGAAAGAAGCATCTTACTCATGTGTACCTTTGGTTTTCCTCACTGAGAGCTACAGAAAGAACATCATCAGTACACTCATGTACAGATAATATCTCCTCTAACCGGATTGTCAGTTTTCTAGGGGACTACCTTACCTACTGAGGGTAAGTCTATTGAGGGCTAGTTATTCCCTTTGTTTTGAttccactggaaaaatcataggagACAAAGGAAAGCATCTTTTCAATTGTGTTAAGAGCCAACTATTGTTGTGACATTTAGAAAATGCTTACTTAATTCACAGAAGTAGTAATAGTCTATAATTATACCACTTAGCATTGGAGACCATGCAGTTAGTTCTCAGTTATTGATTCTGCTGCAAcatcaacaaagaaaaaaaaatccccaaatgtattttttttagataataaatagaaaattttattcaGGACAAATTGGTAGAGGGCTGCCAACTACTCTGCATAtacaattttgtattcttttcctatttattatttatatatattttaggtaTGGGTTTGACTGCATATAATAGAAAAATGGCAATCTAATGAGAGAactacagaaatacagaaaagtcCAACATTGTTGGGAGTTCCaaaaatattattagaaatgcagagtcagCCATCTAGTAGACTCAACCTCATGACCTTAAAGAGCTTCTAATTCTGCATATCAAGGCTGTCCAGCAGAATATATGTTACGCAGCTGATGCTCCATATCTGTGAGGTCCAGTATGGTAGTGGCTGCTGAGCTATAGAGATGTGGTTAGTGAGACcaaagaactgaattttaatgttattaattTTAACAGTTTAATTGAAAAAGCTAAATGTGGCTTGTGGATATGATATTAGACAGTACAGCTCTAgtattaaatttgtattttaggaGACCATAAAGGGGAATAGGGGAGGATAAGCTGATACCTATCTATTTAGGAGCTGTTTCAAAAGCTGTTTGAaacacttttgctttcattttgttcAACAGAAATATGACACATGGTCACCCTTAATTACAAGGGAGGCTAGAAtgtataaccttttttttttctatgtgaaATTGTGTTCTGTTAAAAAAATCAAGGTTTTATTGTGCTCTTCTCctaaagaagaaagggagaatggATGTAAGGATTGGCATATTGTCTGAGGCATTCTATTATATGTGTATACAGTTTGTTTTGTAAtttcaaaacctgtgggatacaACAAAAGGAATTCTAAGAGGGACGTTCATAACAATAGATGCCTACATCAAGAA
This portion of the Bos taurus isolate L1 Dominette 01449 registration number 42190680 breed Hereford chromosome 15, ARS-UCD2.0, whole genome shotgun sequence genome encodes:
- the OR4B1H gene encoding olfactory receptor 4B1 is translated as MDSMARTDNVTELIVTGLFQDPEVQRGCFAVFLPMYLATVVGNGLIVLTVRVSKSLRSPMYFFLSHLSLVEISYSSTIVPKFITDLLVKIKTISLKGCLAQIFFSHFLGVTEIFLLVVMAYDHYVAICKPLHYMNIMSHRLCHALVASSWLGGFFHSIIQILITIQLPFCGPNVIDHYFCDLHPLFKLACTDTSVEGVVVLANSGLISVFSFLLLVSSYIVILVNLRNHSADGRRKALSTCASHVTVVILFFGPAIFLYMRPSSTFTEDKLVAMFYTVVTPMLNPIIYTLRNAEVKVAMRRLWGKKKNSGMERKWESDL